In the genome of Pseudomonas protegens, one region contains:
- a CDS encoding YbaB/EbfC family nucleoid-associated protein → MMKGGMAGLMKQAQQMQEKMAKMQEELANAEVTGKAGGDMVTVVMTGRHDIKRVSIDPSLLEGVSEDDREVLEDLFAAAVNDAVRKIESNSQEKMSGMTAGMQLPPGMKLPF, encoded by the coding sequence ATGATGAAAGGTGGCATGGCCGGCCTGATGAAGCAGGCACAGCAGATGCAGGAAAAAATGGCCAAGATGCAGGAAGAACTGGCCAACGCTGAAGTCACCGGCAAGGCCGGCGGCGACATGGTCACTGTGGTGATGACCGGTCGTCACGACATCAAGCGCGTGAGCATCGATCCGAGCCTGCTCGAAGGCGTCAGCGAAGATGACCGTGAAGTGCTGGAAGACCTGTTTGCCGCGGCGGTCAACGACGCCGTGCGCAAGATCGAGTCCAACAGCCAGGAAAAAATGTCCGGCATGACCGCCGGCATGCAACTGCCTCCAGGCATGAAGCTGCCGTTCTGA
- the dnaX gene encoding DNA polymerase III subunit gamma/tau yields the protein MSYQVLARKWRPRSFREMVGQTHVLKALINALDSQRLHHAYLFTGTRGVGKTTIARIIAKCLNCETGITSTPCGTCSVCCEIDEGRFVDLIEIDAASRTKVEDTRELLDNVQYAPSRGRFKVYLIDEVHMLSSHSFNALLKTLEEPPPYVKFILATTDPQKLPATILSRCLQFSLKNMTPERVVEHLSHVLGVENVPFEDDALWLLGRAADGSMRDAMSLTDQAIAFGEGKVMAADVRAMLGTLDHGQVYDVLHALINGDAKALLEAVRHLAEQGPDWNGVLSEILNVLHRVAIAQALPEGVDNGHGDRDRVLALAQALPAEDVQFYYQMGLIGRRDLPLAPDPRGGFEMVLLRMLAFRPADTADAPRQPLKPVGINQATVDSAQAVAVPAPAVPVAAVAPMASAPVAAGAPTPAPVVAAAPVVPAVAEALVVEPESVVVEEVIDLPWNDPVEPPAEQQAAVEPLLDVVAEQPELTPMPTPAPDSVVPDAPEWVSAPVPEPSVAEVDAATPGIDLDDEPPLDEDYIEPDMDSAYSYLDELASEHAAEPAPEPEPEPAAKPATGLALEWLELFPKLPISGMTGSIAANCTLMAVDGDNWLLHLDPAHSALFNATQQRRLNDALNQYHGRTLTLAIELIKPEQETPAQAASRRRADRQREAEESIHGDPFIQQMVQEFGALVRHDTIEPVEAPAAQG from the coding sequence ATGAGTTATCAGGTTCTTGCACGTAAATGGCGTCCGCGCTCGTTCCGCGAAATGGTCGGCCAGACCCATGTGCTCAAGGCTCTGATCAATGCCTTGGACAGCCAGCGGCTGCACCACGCCTATCTGTTTACCGGCACCCGCGGGGTGGGCAAGACCACCATCGCGCGGATCATTGCCAAATGCCTGAACTGTGAAACAGGCATCACTTCCACGCCGTGCGGCACCTGCTCGGTGTGCTGCGAGATCGATGAGGGGCGCTTCGTCGACCTGATCGAGATCGACGCCGCGAGCCGGACCAAGGTCGAGGACACCCGCGAACTGCTGGACAACGTGCAGTACGCACCGAGCCGCGGGCGCTTCAAGGTCTATCTGATCGACGAAGTGCACATGCTTTCCAGTCACTCGTTCAACGCCCTGCTCAAGACCCTCGAAGAGCCGCCGCCCTACGTCAAGTTCATCCTGGCGACCACCGACCCGCAGAAGCTGCCGGCGACCATTCTGTCGCGTTGCCTGCAGTTCTCCCTGAAAAACATGACCCCCGAGCGAGTGGTCGAGCACCTCAGCCATGTGCTGGGTGTGGAGAACGTGCCGTTCGAGGACGATGCGCTGTGGCTGCTGGGCCGCGCCGCCGATGGCTCGATGCGCGACGCCATGAGCCTGACCGACCAGGCCATCGCCTTCGGTGAGGGCAAGGTCATGGCCGCCGATGTGCGGGCCATGCTCGGCACTCTCGATCACGGCCAGGTCTACGACGTGCTGCATGCCTTGATCAACGGCGATGCCAAGGCGCTGCTGGAAGCGGTACGGCATCTGGCGGAGCAAGGCCCGGACTGGAACGGCGTGCTTTCGGAAATTCTCAACGTGCTGCACCGGGTAGCGATCGCCCAGGCCTTGCCGGAAGGCGTCGATAACGGGCATGGCGACCGCGATCGGGTGTTGGCCCTGGCCCAGGCGCTGCCGGCCGAAGACGTGCAGTTCTATTACCAGATGGGCCTGATCGGTCGCCGCGACCTGCCTTTGGCGCCGGACCCGCGCGGGGGCTTCGAGATGGTCCTGCTGCGGATGCTGGCCTTCCGCCCGGCGGATACGGCGGATGCGCCGAGACAGCCGCTAAAGCCAGTGGGGATCAACCAGGCCACAGTTGATTCCGCCCAAGCCGTGGCGGTACCCGCTCCTGCTGTGCCTGTGGCTGCCGTTGCTCCGATGGCCAGCGCGCCGGTTGCGGCTGGTGCGCCAACTCCTGCGCCAGTGGTCGCTGCCGCGCCTGTCGTGCCAGCGGTGGCCGAAGCGCTGGTGGTTGAACCAGAGTCGGTGGTCGTTGAAGAAGTGATCGACCTGCCCTGGAATGATCCGGTAGAACCGCCGGCCGAGCAGCAGGCGGCTGTGGAGCCGTTGCTGGACGTGGTGGCCGAACAGCCGGAGCTGACGCCGATGCCGACTCCCGCGCCGGACAGCGTGGTGCCGGACGCACCGGAGTGGGTCAGTGCGCCGGTGCCCGAGCCGAGTGTGGCCGAAGTCGATGCCGCCACGCCCGGAATCGACCTGGATGACGAGCCGCCGCTGGACGAGGACTACATCGAGCCGGACATGGATTCGGCCTACAGCTACCTCGACGAACTGGCCAGTGAACATGCTGCCGAACCGGCCCCGGAACCTGAGCCGGAGCCCGCCGCCAAGCCGGCCACCGGCCTGGCCCTGGAGTGGCTGGAACTGTTTCCGAAGCTGCCGATTTCCGGCATGACCGGTAGCATCGCCGCCAACTGCACCTTGATGGCTGTGGACGGCGACAATTGGCTGCTGCACCTGGACCCGGCCCACAGTGCCTTGTTCAACGCCACGCAGCAGCGTCGCCTCAACGATGCGTTGAACCAGTACCATGGCCGCACCCTGACCCTGGCCATCGAGCTGATCAAGCCCGAGCAGGAAACCCCAGCCCAGGCGGCTTCGCGGCGTCGCGCCGACCGTCAGCGCGAGGCGGAGGAGTCGATTCACGGCGATCCGTTCATCCAGCAGATGGTCCAGGAGTTCGGCGCACTGGTGCGCCACGATACTATTGAACCTGTCGAGGCCCCGGCCGCGCAGGGTTGA